Proteins co-encoded in one Haloarcula pelagica genomic window:
- a CDS encoding rubrerythrin-like domain-containing protein translates to MRDVTQTPDEETPYECFECGTVVTAEDNPGPCPDCGGEMRNRQTPVE, encoded by the coding sequence ATGCGAGATGTCACGCAAACGCCCGACGAGGAAACGCCGTACGAGTGCTTCGAGTGTGGTACTGTCGTCACTGCGGAGGACAACCCCGGCCCCTGTCCCGACTGTGGGGGCGAGATGCGCAACCGGCAGACACCGGTCGAGTGA
- a CDS encoding bacterio-opsin activator domain-containing protein, with protein sequence MTVTDSTLDTAQILVVGSTKWLEAFTRTIRSQTGGSITTVKTVPEALDTVGKRPIDCIVTAYKLGEQTGIELVNRLKETYPSTPIILGTKDGSEAIASEAIRAGVTDYLAVTESDDQTNEDLIERAVDAVRTAEQTITRNERAQQFEAVFQDNQTATWVLDPQGTLKRVNQRGRKMIDHDCDAMIGKPFWTLPWWDETEAAQRDVRQLVTSAREGRFSNAVVYQAPATPHRVLDLSVRPVENDRGDVVSIVVEGIDVTDQVKLQRDLQESEELHRVTLNNMTDTVLITNDDGEYTYVCPNVHFIFGYTAEEIYEQGTIDGLLGEDLFDRDDLADNRALKNIECTATDKAGREHTLLVNVREVDIQGGSFLYSCRDITKRKQREEALATLQELARSFLYAGTHDEIAQHIVEDAPNVIGVEASAVYLFDADGNELRPAAHSQTMRDLHGPLPSVHADGDTLPGHGFITGDRQVFADIHESGRLDNRATDLRSASYIPLGDHGVFVAGSDTVGAFDEVTRELADLLAAAAEAALDRVTRESKLRTQERQLQQQNEQLTTLNQINKTIRAIDRAVVKAETREEIDHAVCELLTDDGRFRFAWVGTVDPTTDTLEARAWAGNEQGYLDGNQFVVGTSGTEPAGQTAASGELTMVPNVAADLREDSWRTDALTRDFMSVLSIPLVYNEVTHGVLTVYADTRDAFDGMAQTVLTELGETIAAALSAIERKNALLTMSITRLVFEIDDPTFVLSRLAREADCTLTYQGGVQQTTDGSYVFVTVDDADIGTLQDCASELAGIDAVQAISADTDGGVLRLGLTQPFLALELADHGAVLREATGEPTKTTLTIDAPESIDGRTIRQLVNDTFVEVALDSKQTLDQAFDRDIHAQFLAALTDRQLEVTQTAYYSGFFESPRESTGEEVADFLDISPPAFYQHIRTVQRKLFTAVFEDAKFSVAGQSR encoded by the coding sequence ATGACAGTGACTGACTCCACTCTTGACACGGCTCAGATTCTCGTTGTTGGTTCAACAAAATGGCTCGAAGCGTTTACACGTACGATACGCAGCCAAACTGGGGGGTCTATTACGACGGTTAAGACAGTGCCTGAGGCACTAGATACCGTCGGTAAGAGGCCCATCGACTGTATCGTTACTGCATATAAGCTCGGAGAGCAAACCGGGATTGAACTAGTGAATCGTCTCAAAGAAACGTACCCGTCCACCCCGATCATTCTCGGCACTAAAGACGGTAGCGAGGCCATAGCGAGCGAGGCTATCCGGGCTGGAGTCACCGATTATCTCGCAGTAACCGAGTCCGATGACCAGACAAATGAGGATCTTATCGAACGGGCTGTGGACGCGGTTCGTACAGCGGAGCAGACGATCACTCGCAACGAGCGGGCACAGCAGTTTGAAGCCGTCTTCCAGGACAACCAGACGGCGACATGGGTACTCGACCCACAGGGCACACTCAAGCGCGTCAATCAACGGGGACGGAAGATGATAGATCATGACTGTGACGCTATGATCGGTAAGCCGTTCTGGACACTGCCGTGGTGGGACGAGACAGAGGCGGCCCAGCGGGATGTTCGACAGCTCGTCACGTCGGCGCGTGAAGGCCGGTTCAGTAACGCCGTCGTCTATCAGGCACCGGCGACCCCCCATCGCGTCCTGGACCTTTCAGTCCGCCCTGTCGAGAACGACCGTGGCGACGTCGTCTCGATCGTGGTCGAAGGAATCGACGTTACCGACCAAGTCAAACTCCAGCGCGATCTCCAAGAGTCCGAAGAACTCCACCGGGTCACGCTCAACAACATGACCGACACCGTCCTCATCACAAACGACGACGGTGAGTACACCTACGTCTGTCCGAACGTCCACTTCATCTTTGGCTACACCGCCGAGGAGATCTACGAGCAGGGAACCATAGACGGGTTACTCGGTGAGGATCTCTTCGATCGTGACGACCTCGCTGACAACAGGGCACTCAAGAACATCGAGTGTACGGCGACTGACAAAGCTGGCCGCGAACACACGCTACTGGTTAACGTCAGGGAAGTCGACATCCAAGGGGGCTCGTTCCTCTATAGCTGTCGTGACATTACGAAACGAAAACAGCGCGAAGAGGCCCTGGCTACCCTCCAAGAACTCGCCCGGTCGTTTCTCTATGCCGGGACCCACGACGAGATTGCACAGCATATCGTCGAGGACGCGCCGAACGTGATCGGTGTCGAGGCGAGTGCGGTATATCTGTTCGACGCGGACGGAAACGAGCTACGTCCTGCGGCGCACTCACAGACGATGCGAGACCTGCACGGACCGCTGCCGAGTGTCCACGCCGATGGCGACACACTCCCCGGACACGGGTTCATCACGGGCGACAGGCAGGTGTTCGCGGATATCCACGAGTCTGGCCGTCTCGACAATCGGGCGACGGACCTGCGGAGTGCCAGCTACATCCCGTTGGGTGACCACGGCGTCTTCGTCGCGGGATCGGACACGGTGGGTGCCTTCGACGAGGTGACACGGGAACTCGCCGACTTGCTCGCCGCGGCCGCCGAGGCCGCCCTGGACCGTGTGACCCGCGAGTCGAAGCTCCGCACACAGGAGCGGCAACTTCAGCAGCAAAACGAGCAACTCACCACCCTGAATCAGATCAACAAGACGATTCGGGCTATCGACCGGGCCGTCGTCAAGGCTGAAACCCGTGAGGAGATTGACCACGCCGTCTGTGAACTGCTGACCGACGATGGCCGGTTCCGTTTCGCGTGGGTCGGAACCGTCGACCCGACGACGGACACGCTGGAAGCCCGTGCCTGGGCCGGCAACGAGCAGGGATATCTGGACGGCAACCAGTTTGTGGTCGGAACCTCCGGGACGGAACCGGCCGGGCAAACGGCGGCGTCGGGGGAGCTCACGATGGTGCCAAACGTCGCGGCCGACCTGCGGGAGGACTCCTGGCGGACGGACGCGCTCACACGCGATTTCATGTCAGTGCTGAGTATTCCGCTGGTGTACAACGAAGTCACGCACGGCGTGTTGACCGTCTACGCGGATACCAGAGACGCTTTCGACGGGATGGCACAGACAGTGTTGACCGAACTCGGCGAAACTATCGCCGCCGCACTGAGCGCCATCGAACGGAAGAACGCTCTCCTCACGATGTCGATAACCCGCCTGGTGTTCGAAATCGACGATCCGACGTTCGTCCTCTCGCGTCTGGCGCGGGAGGCCGACTGCACCCTCACCTATCAGGGTGGTGTGCAACAGACAACCGACGGGAGCTACGTCTTCGTTACTGTCGACGACGCTGACATCGGAACCTTACAGGACTGTGCATCGGAACTGGCCGGCATCGATGCTGTCCAGGCCATCAGTGCCGACACCGACGGCGGTGTTCTCCGCCTCGGACTGACACAGCCGTTCCTCGCTCTGGAACTGGCCGACCACGGCGCCGTCCTGCGCGAAGCGACTGGGGAGCCAACGAAGACCACACTCACAATCGACGCTCCGGAGAGCATCGACGGCCGGACCATCAGACAGCTGGTGAACGACACGTTCGTCGAGGTCGCCCTCGACAGCAAGCAGACCCTCGACCAGGCCTTCGACCGCGATATCCACGCACAGTTCCTCGCAGCACTGACCGACCGCCAACTGGAAGTCACCCAGACGGCCTACTACAGCGGCTTCTTCGAATCACCACGCGAGAGTACGGGTGAAGAGGTCGCGGATTTCCTCGATATTTCTCCTCCGGCGTTCTACCAGCATATCCGGACGGTACAGCGGAAACTCTTCACAGCGGTGTTCGAGGACGCGAAGTTTTCGGTAGCCGGTCAGTCCAGGTAG
- a CDS encoding histidine kinase N-terminal 7TM domain-containing protein: protein MTVLGVSPAFLAYVFAYGLAALGCIAALGRARQVTDTDTRRGLVALLVGSGGWAALQLAFLVAPTPTVGYGAYTLSLIIGLTTVGAWLYFTSAYTGRSFHRDKMYRRLAVALYLAIVAVKLTNPLHGWYFQTTFVTEPFPHQTIIHGTFHWVVTGLSYALVAVGFFMLYELFLDADYDTRPLAALVGITGLPVVFDIVGFASDALIDINYEPLGVAVFAIGVLYVFEEEFLAVQLTDGVDAPVVYLDRDDRISHYNGRAEQLFPDLDGATGEPLDDIIPPASTELGDRNWILDRTRAGETKHYLVSDTRFSLGQTGIGRMVLFTDVTRTERQRRELERQNEQLEGFAAAIRHELLNTLQIVSARIDIAGDAVEDGEVDLARNSLQTASDTSERMADIVDDLAKLARYGQSVEDSQTETVDLGTIAKAAWATADVDNGSLSIESSVEVTADPERLERLFINAFTFGAHNGATETTVTVTDTGFAITDDGAPTGNTDPASYFEYGSAIPDAEAGLTLPNLRMLAETHGWETTLDTSYQDGIRIVISGVGTRKQ, encoded by the coding sequence ATGACCGTCCTCGGCGTTTCTCCAGCGTTTTTGGCATATGTTTTCGCCTACGGACTGGCCGCACTCGGCTGTATAGCCGCTCTCGGTCGTGCCCGGCAGGTCACAGACACCGATACCCGTCGAGGGTTGGTCGCGTTGCTGGTTGGGAGTGGTGGCTGGGCCGCGCTACAATTGGCCTTTCTGGTCGCTCCAACTCCAACGGTAGGCTACGGAGCCTACACACTCAGCCTGATTATCGGACTCACTACCGTCGGGGCCTGGCTCTATTTTACCTCAGCCTATACCGGACGCTCATTTCACCGAGATAAGATGTATAGACGTCTCGCGGTGGCGCTGTATCTCGCTATCGTCGCAGTGAAACTCACGAATCCACTCCACGGCTGGTACTTTCAGACGACCTTCGTCACCGAGCCGTTTCCGCATCAGACAATCATACACGGGACTTTTCACTGGGTCGTCACCGGGCTCTCCTACGCGCTTGTCGCGGTGGGATTCTTCATGTTGTACGAACTATTTCTGGACGCCGACTACGATACACGGCCACTGGCCGCGCTTGTCGGGATTACTGGCCTCCCTGTGGTGTTCGATATCGTCGGCTTCGCCAGCGATGCCCTCATTGACATCAACTACGAGCCGCTTGGCGTTGCCGTCTTCGCAATCGGCGTCCTGTACGTGTTCGAAGAGGAGTTTCTCGCCGTCCAACTCACCGACGGCGTTGACGCGCCGGTCGTCTATCTGGACCGCGATGACCGAATCAGCCACTACAATGGACGCGCTGAGCAGCTGTTCCCGGACCTCGATGGGGCGACAGGGGAACCACTGGACGACATTATCCCACCCGCGAGCACGGAACTTGGCGACCGAAACTGGATCCTCGACCGGACCAGGGCCGGCGAGACCAAACACTATCTGGTGAGTGACACGCGCTTTTCGCTGGGCCAGACTGGCATCGGCCGGATGGTGTTGTTTACCGATGTGACTCGGACCGAACGGCAGCGTCGGGAGCTAGAACGGCAGAATGAACAACTGGAAGGGTTCGCCGCCGCTATCCGGCATGAACTGCTCAACACACTGCAGATTGTCAGCGCCAGAATCGACATCGCTGGCGACGCGGTTGAAGACGGTGAGGTGGATTTAGCTCGGAATAGCTTGCAGACCGCCTCGGACACCTCAGAGCGGATGGCAGATATCGTCGATGACTTGGCGAAACTCGCTCGATACGGCCAAAGCGTCGAAGACAGCCAGACCGAGACGGTTGACCTCGGAACTATCGCGAAGGCGGCATGGGCGACTGCTGACGTTGACAATGGTTCCCTCTCTATTGAATCCAGTGTAGAAGTCACAGCTGACCCCGAGCGTCTCGAAAGACTATTTATCAATGCGTTCACGTTCGGTGCGCACAACGGTGCGACCGAGACTACCGTTACCGTCACCGACACTGGCTTTGCGATCACCGATGACGGTGCGCCAACCGGCAACACCGACCCAGCATCGTATTTCGAGTATGGGAGCGCGATTCCCGACGCCGAGGCCGGTTTGACGCTCCCAAACCTCCGGATGCTCGCCGAGACCCACGGTTGGGAGACGACGCTCGATACGTCGTATCAGGACGGAATCCGCATCGTCATCTCAGGTGTCGGTACGCGCAAACAGTAG
- a CDS encoding PAS domain S-box protein: MGHLPDVHVLHVDDEPDFADVVADFLEHEDNRLAVETATSASEGLDRLADEDFDCIISDYDMPEQNGIEFLETVREMAPELPFILFTGKGSEEVAGDAISAGVTDYLQKERGTDQYAVLANRVRNAVERYRAEHARERQRKASETAHEGISILNEDGEFIYVNQAYADLYGYDPEDILGQHWELVYPDDEVAVARNEILPTVADEGSWSGETTGLRADGTTFPEDHRVVQTDSGELICSVRDLSAEQELQIELTRFATLVETLSDPVYVLDETGRFEYVNDAFVEMVGYGRDTVLGATPALIKSPDAVERAEANLGRILPSDGPDSVQFEIEIQPNDGEPIPCEDHMGILPYEGEYFEGSVGMLRDITERKDRERELKRRNQRLDEFASVVSHDLRNPLNVAFGGVDLAQAECDSEHLERAERGLDRMDALIDDLLTLARANETITDRESVDITRIVEECWSNVETGDATLVTDVDCTIDADESRLKQVCENLVRNAIEHGGDDVTVTVGEFEEGVYIEDDGVGIPEDEYDDIFTAGYSTSDEGTGFGLSIVEQIVEAHDWEIRVTDGSKGGARFEIISSEFVTA, translated from the coding sequence ATGGGTCATCTGCCAGACGTTCATGTTCTACACGTTGATGACGAGCCGGATTTTGCTGACGTCGTAGCTGACTTTCTCGAACACGAGGACAATAGACTCGCAGTCGAAACCGCAACGAGCGCCAGCGAGGGATTAGACAGACTTGCTGACGAGGACTTCGACTGTATTATCTCTGACTACGATATGCCTGAGCAGAACGGAATCGAATTCCTCGAAACAGTTCGTGAGATGGCTCCTGAACTGCCTTTTATCCTGTTCACCGGCAAAGGGTCGGAAGAAGTTGCCGGCGATGCCATCTCGGCTGGTGTTACTGATTACTTGCAAAAAGAGCGTGGCACTGACCAGTATGCCGTGTTAGCAAACCGCGTCCGAAATGCCGTCGAACGATACCGTGCCGAGCACGCCCGTGAGCGTCAGCGCAAAGCCAGCGAAACCGCACACGAGGGCATCAGCATCCTCAACGAAGACGGCGAATTCATCTACGTCAACCAGGCGTACGCGGATCTCTACGGCTACGACCCCGAAGACATACTCGGCCAACACTGGGAATTGGTGTATCCCGACGACGAAGTAGCAGTCGCACGGAACGAGATTTTGCCGACGGTCGCTGACGAGGGCTCTTGGAGCGGCGAAACGACCGGTCTCCGAGCCGATGGTACTACTTTTCCCGAAGACCACCGGGTCGTCCAGACGGATTCTGGAGAACTGATCTGCTCGGTTCGGGACCTCTCTGCAGAACAAGAATTGCAAATCGAACTGACGCGATTTGCCACGCTTGTAGAGACGCTCAGTGACCCCGTCTACGTGCTTGACGAGACGGGACGGTTCGAATATGTAAATGATGCGTTCGTTGAGATGGTCGGGTACGGCCGTGACACCGTTCTCGGCGCGACACCAGCACTGATCAAATCACCGGATGCGGTCGAACGAGCAGAAGCCAATCTCGGTCGCATTCTCCCATCGGACGGTCCCGACAGCGTGCAGTTCGAGATCGAGATTCAGCCCAATGACGGGGAGCCGATTCCCTGTGAGGACCACATGGGCATCTTACCCTACGAAGGGGAGTACTTCGAGGGCTCAGTCGGAATGTTGCGTGATATCACCGAGCGCAAAGACCGCGAACGGGAATTGAAACGGCGGAACCAGCGTCTCGACGAGTTCGCCAGCGTCGTCTCTCACGACCTCCGGAATCCGCTCAACGTGGCTTTCGGTGGGGTAGATCTCGCACAGGCGGAGTGTGACAGCGAACATTTAGAGCGCGCCGAACGCGGTCTGGATCGAATGGATGCCTTGATCGACGATCTGCTGACGCTAGCTCGTGCAAACGAGACGATCACTGACCGCGAATCGGTCGATATCACAAGGATCGTCGAGGAGTGCTGGTCGAACGTCGAGACAGGCGACGCCACGCTCGTCACCGACGTTGATTGTACGATCGACGCGGACGAGAGTCGGCTGAAGCAGGTATGTGAAAATCTCGTTCGTAACGCTATCGAACACGGTGGCGACGACGTGACCGTAACTGTCGGTGAGTTTGAGGAGGGAGTCTATATCGAAGACGATGGCGTGGGGATCCCCGAGGACGAATACGATGATATATTCACTGCGGGATACTCGACGAGCGACGAGGGAACGGGCTTCGGACTGAGTATCGTCGAACAGATTGTCGAGGCCCACGATTGGGAAATACGCGTCACAGACGGCTCCAAAGGCGGTGCGCGCTTCGAAATCATCAGCAGTGAGTTCGTTACTGCGTAA
- a CDS encoding NADH-quinone oxidoreductase subunit D encodes MQQQHRSPEDQFVDSVVTALDDDGLVGRESHENAPAAVVRADSVESVLSTLRSEGGLEHCSCVTAQEYDDRFETIYHLTSYDDRTRELSVVVPTPKDEPVSESATSVYRTAEWHEREAYDLLGIEYEDHPDLRRILLPETWQGHPLSDDYDQTQPQIVPLRENANPLAEDRRDGPDTMHLNVGPHHPSTHGVLHLNVTLDGETVAAVEPDIGYIHRCEEQMCEKGTYRHQIMPYPDRWDWGGAGLLNEWAYARTIEDLADIDVPEYAQVIRTMSAELSRILSHFLFTAMYALDVSGEFTATFMYGFRDREVVEDILEDLTGQRMMFNYFRVGGVAWDIPEPREEFFEAVRAFVDDLPAKLGEYHDLLTSNETFQLRCVGTGELPPEVAKQYGVTGPVARGSGIDYDLRRDDPYGYYDNLDWNVVTEHDCDNFSRVLVRLREIEESAAIVEQCVDLLEDWPQDERTLQANVPRTLKPSGECYRAVEGAKGELGIYIRADGTETPARFKIRGPSFSNLSALSAMAQGEYVADLVATLGSLDTIMGEVDR; translated from the coding sequence ATGCAACAGCAACACCGTTCACCCGAAGATCAGTTCGTAGACAGTGTCGTCACAGCACTCGACGACGACGGGCTCGTCGGCCGGGAGTCACACGAGAACGCTCCAGCAGCCGTGGTCCGGGCCGACAGTGTCGAGAGCGTCCTCTCGACGCTTCGCTCCGAGGGAGGGCTCGAACACTGCTCGTGTGTGACTGCCCAGGAGTACGACGACCGCTTCGAGACGATCTATCACCTCACCAGCTACGATGATCGGACACGGGAGCTGTCGGTCGTCGTCCCGACGCCGAAAGACGAGCCGGTCAGTGAGTCCGCCACGTCGGTCTACCGAACGGCCGAATGGCACGAACGAGAAGCCTACGACCTCCTGGGGATCGAGTACGAGGACCACCCGGACCTGCGTCGCATCCTCTTACCGGAGACGTGGCAGGGGCATCCACTGTCTGACGACTACGACCAGACACAACCGCAGATCGTTCCCCTTCGCGAGAACGCGAACCCACTTGCTGAGGACCGCCGTGACGGGCCCGACACGATGCATCTCAACGTCGGGCCCCATCATCCCTCGACCCACGGGGTCCTCCACCTGAACGTGACGCTGGACGGTGAGACGGTCGCTGCTGTCGAGCCGGATATCGGCTACATCCACCGCTGTGAGGAGCAGATGTGCGAGAAGGGGACCTACCGTCACCAGATCATGCCCTATCCCGACCGCTGGGACTGGGGCGGTGCAGGGCTCCTCAACGAGTGGGCCTACGCCCGCACGATCGAGGATCTGGCCGACATCGACGTCCCCGAGTACGCACAGGTGATCCGGACGATGAGCGCCGAACTGTCGCGTATCCTCTCGCACTTCCTGTTCACTGCGATGTACGCGCTGGACGTTAGCGGCGAGTTTACAGCGACGTTCATGTATGGCTTTCGGGACCGGGAGGTCGTCGAAGACATCTTGGAGGACCTCACCGGCCAGCGCATGATGTTCAACTACTTCCGGGTCGGTGGCGTCGCGTGGGATATTCCTGAACCCCGTGAGGAGTTCTTCGAGGCCGTCCGTGCGTTCGTCGACGACCTCCCAGCGAAACTCGGTGAGTACCACGACCTGCTGACGAGCAACGAGACGTTCCAGCTCCGCTGTGTCGGAACCGGCGAACTCCCTCCCGAGGTCGCAAAGCAGTACGGTGTCACCGGCCCAGTCGCTCGTGGGTCCGGCATCGACTATGACCTCCGACGGGACGATCCGTATGGCTACTACGACAATCTGGACTGGAACGTCGTCACCGAGCACGACTGTGACAACTTCTCGCGTGTGCTCGTCCGGTTACGAGAGATCGAGGAATCTGCAGCGATCGTCGAGCAGTGCGTCGACCTCCTCGAAGACTGGCCCCAGGACGAGCGTACTCTCCAGGCCAACGTTCCGCGGACGCTGAAACCCTCGGGTGAATGCTACAGGGCCGTCGAGGGTGCGAAGGGTGAACTGGGGATCTATATCCGCGCAGACGGGACCGAGACACCCGCACGGTTCAAGATCCGGGGGCCCTCATTCTCGAACCTGTCGGCGCTCTCCGCGATGGCCCAAGGGGAGTACGTCGCTGACCTCGTCGCGACGCTGGGGAGCCTCGACACCATCATGGGGGAAGTTGACCGATGA
- a CDS encoding helix-turn-helix domain-containing protein — translation MRYLTLLVRPKGESAFHPLGEELTAAQSIERRAIHHVELLTDDTVLLLAEASGDQEQYSEIMESSPHVSSYLTAGEDPWMAVSQFEPTAVVRKSLQLQRESPLVLDTPIRFTADDALKITYLGTDEVFSDLYAYVERVEYMDVDVLQTGEYESDRSTFSRTITDRQEEVLETAVELGYYDEPRQASLEDISDVVGIRPGTVGEHLRKAEHRVFSEIVQ, via the coding sequence ATGCGATATCTCACCCTGTTAGTTAGGCCGAAGGGAGAGAGCGCATTCCACCCGCTCGGCGAGGAGTTGACGGCCGCACAGTCCATCGAACGCCGGGCGATCCATCACGTGGAGTTGCTCACCGACGATACTGTCCTGTTGTTAGCTGAGGCGAGCGGCGATCAGGAACAGTACAGCGAGATCATGGAGAGCTCCCCACACGTCAGCAGCTATCTCACTGCCGGAGAGGACCCCTGGATGGCTGTCAGTCAGTTCGAACCGACAGCGGTGGTTCGCAAGTCGTTGCAGCTCCAACGTGAGTCGCCGCTGGTACTCGATACCCCGATCCGGTTCACCGCCGACGATGCGCTCAAGATCACGTACCTCGGGACCGACGAGGTGTTCAGCGATCTGTACGCCTACGTCGAGCGTGTCGAATACATGGACGTCGACGTGCTCCAGACAGGTGAGTACGAATCCGACCGGTCGACGTTCAGCAGGACGATCACCGATCGACAGGAAGAGGTTCTGGAGACCGCAGTTGAGCTGGGCTACTACGACGAGCCCCGCCAGGCATCACTGGAGGATATCAGCGACGTCGTCGGAATCAGGCCCGGAACCGTCGGCGAACACCTTCGCAAAGCCGAACATCGGGTATTCAGCGAAATCGTCCAGTGA
- a CDS encoding alpha/beta fold hydrolase, whose translation MSVTRSRPDTDASLVADIEIESSSRVVNDVELHVVTAGDPDAPLVVLLHGHPDFWYGWRDQIRPLVDAGFRVVVPDQRGCNLSDAPDGIDAYRLSELVADVADLIDSEGRESAHVVGHDFGGFVAWNLALRRPSLVDRLGILNVPHPTVYRETLRSSPRQLLRSWYVWFYQLPKLPEWLLARNGMDNMVDSLELTSNPETFDQGTIDRYRAAWEHTGIRPRIHWYRGFRRSERPPRTSVTQPTLLCWGEDDVALVSSMAERSMEYCATGRVRTFPDASHWVHHERDAVTDALLDHLS comes from the coding sequence ATGTCGGTCACGAGATCACGTCCCGATACTGACGCGTCGTTAGTGGCCGACATAGAGATCGAATCCTCCTCTCGGGTGGTAAACGACGTCGAGTTACACGTCGTCACTGCTGGCGATCCGGACGCGCCACTGGTCGTCTTACTGCACGGGCACCCCGACTTCTGGTACGGCTGGCGTGACCAGATCCGTCCCCTCGTCGACGCGGGGTTCCGCGTGGTCGTCCCGGACCAGCGGGGGTGCAATCTGAGCGACGCCCCCGACGGAATCGACGCCTATCGGCTCTCGGAACTCGTCGCGGATGTCGCCGACCTGATCGACAGCGAGGGCCGAGAGTCGGCTCACGTCGTCGGGCACGACTTCGGCGGGTTCGTCGCCTGGAACCTCGCACTCCGGCGCCCGTCGCTCGTCGACCGACTCGGTATTCTCAACGTCCCCCACCCGACAGTGTATCGAGAGACGCTTCGGTCCAGTCCCCGACAGCTCCTCCGGAGCTGGTACGTCTGGTTCTACCAACTGCCGAAACTGCCCGAGTGGCTGTTGGCCCGGAACGGAATGGACAACATGGTCGACTCGCTCGAACTGACGTCGAATCCCGAGACGTTCGACCAGGGGACGATCGACCGCTACAGAGCGGCCTGGGAGCACACCGGTATTCGACCACGGATCCACTGGTACCGTGGGTTCCGCAGATCGGAACGGCCACCCCGTACCAGCGTCACCCAGCCCACGCTGCTCTGTTGGGGCGAGGACGACGTCGCGCTCGTTTCCTCGATGGCCGAGCGAAGTATGGAGTACTGTGCTACCGGTCGGGTACGGACCTTTCCCGATGCGTCCCACTGGGTCCACCACGAACGGGATGCGGTGACCGACGCACTCCTCGACCATCTCTCCTGA